A genome region from Natranaeroarchaeum sulfidigenes includes the following:
- a CDS encoding inositol monophosphatase family protein, with product MDRTPNDEIIDRERLVEITRESAAAGSAVAAEAFRGSLDVEVKSGKTDLVTEADRNAEAAVEARIREAMPDATIYGEESATGTLPDAGTVWIIDPIDGTNNFVRENRRWATSVACLVDGEPVAAVNDMPAMGDTYVGTPAGVRRNGEPVSVSDRTDPETFQVVPTIWWPRDRRDEYAAATDAIVRRFGDLRRVGCAQAALSLVAAGSIEGVITNVETNAWDTVAGVAMIEWAGGLVTDLDGEPWTPRSRGVVASNGNAHEELLSAAGEIDGAR from the coding sequence TGGTCGAGATCACCCGCGAGAGCGCGGCGGCGGGAAGCGCTGTCGCTGCGGAAGCGTTCAGAGGATCGCTCGACGTCGAGGTAAAATCCGGCAAGACCGACCTGGTCACCGAGGCCGATCGAAACGCGGAAGCCGCCGTCGAGGCGCGGATCCGGGAGGCCATGCCCGACGCCACGATCTACGGCGAGGAGAGCGCGACCGGCACGTTGCCGGACGCGGGGACGGTCTGGATCATCGATCCGATCGACGGGACGAACAACTTCGTCCGGGAGAACCGGCGGTGGGCAACGAGTGTCGCCTGTCTCGTTGACGGCGAGCCGGTCGCTGCGGTCAACGACATGCCCGCGATGGGTGACACGTACGTCGGGACGCCCGCAGGAGTCCGGCGGAACGGCGAACCGGTGTCGGTCAGCGACCGGACCGACCCGGAGACGTTTCAGGTCGTCCCGACGATCTGGTGGCCGCGCGATCGGCGCGACGAGTACGCGGCCGCGACGGACGCGATCGTCCGCCGGTTCGGGGATCTCAGACGGGTCGGCTGCGCGCAGGCAGCACTCTCTTTGGTCGCCGCCGGATCGATCGAGGGCGTGATTACGAACGTCGAGACAAACGCCTGGGACACCGTCGCGGGCGTCGCAATGATCGAGTGGGCTGGCGGTCTGGTTACCGATCTCGATGGCGAACCGTGGACTCCACGAAGTCGCGGGGTCGTCGCATCGAACGGCAACGCGCACGAGGAACTCCTGTCTGCGGCTGGAGAGATCGACGGAGCACGGTGA